GCACAGCATCAAGGATCTGTTTCACTACGACGGCGGCAGTCTGAAGAAATACGGCGAAATCGTCGAGGCGCTGGACAAGGCCGTGGGCCAGGTGCTGCAGGCGCTTGATGACAGCGGCCAGGCCGACAACACCATTGTCATCTTCACCAGCGACAACGGCGGCGAGCGCTTTTCCAAGACCTGGCCTTTCACCGGCCAGAAGACCGAGCTGCTGGAAGGCGGCATCCGCGTGCCCACGCTGCTGCGCTGGAGCGCCCGCATCCGCCCCCAGGTCCAGGAACAGGTCACCGCCTCCTTTGACTGGCTGCCCACGCTGCTGGCCGCTGCCGGTGCCAGGCCGCACCCGGACTTTCCCAGCGACGGCCAGAACATCCTGCCCATCCTGGAGGGCAATGCGGCCCCCACCGAGCGCAGCCTGTTCTGGCGCTACAAATCACAGACCCAGCGCGCCGTGCGCCAGGGCCCGTGGAAATACCTCAAGATCAACGACAACGAGTTTTTGTTCAATGTGGAGGAGGACGCCCGCGAACGCGCCAATCTCAAGGAGCATCAACCCGAGATCTTTGCCGGACTGCGCAGGCAATGGGAGCAGTGGAACGAGCAGTTGCTGCCCATCACGGCCGAAAACTACAGCCACGGCCTCTCGCCCGATATTCAGGCCGACCGCTATGTGCCGGCACGACTGATCCAGGGCTAGGCAGCTCACTAAGTCCCGCCGCTGCCGCAAGGCGGCAGGCTGCGTTATCCTTGACAACCAGCAAGAACCAATGACCGACGGCCATTGGTTCTTGTGCTTTGACCTGTACGGATTTCGCCCCATGACTGCTGCCCACGCCCTGCCCTGTATCGCCATTGCCGGCCCCACTGCCTCGGGCAAGACTGCGGCAGCGCTGGCACTGGCCGAGCGGCTGGCGCAACGCGGTCAGAAGGCCGAGATCATCAGCGTGGATTCGGCCCTGGTCTACAAGGGCATGGACATCGGCACGGCCAAGCCCACTGCGGCAGAGCTGGCCGCCGTCCCGCATCACCTCATCGACATCATCGATCCGCTGCAGGCCTATAGCGCAGCCGAGTTCGTGCGCGACACGCAGAAGCTGGTCGATGAAATCCGCGCGCGCAACGCCATACCTCTACTGGTGGGCGGCACCATGCTGTATTTCAAGGCGCTGATGGACGGGCTGGACGATATGCCCGCCGCCAACCCCGAAGTGCGCGCCATGCTGGACGCACAGGCCGCCGAGCTGGGCTGGCCCGCCATGCATGCCAGACTGGCCGAGGTGGACCCCGTCACCGCCGCACGCCTGGCCCCCGGCGACAGCCAGCGCATCCAGCGCGCGCTGGAGGTCTGGCAGGTCTCCGGCAAACCGCTTTCGAGCTTTCACACGACCAAGAACAAGGCGGGCCCCGCAGAACAGATGGGACTTGCCGCGCTTTTCTCGCTGGAGCCTGCAGAGCGAGCCTGGCTGCACCAGCGCATTGCACTGCGCTTTGAGCTGATGCTGGAGCAGGGCTTCCTCGACGAAGTGCGCAGCCTGCGGGCGCGCGGCGATCTGCATCTGGATCTGCCCTCGATGCGCTGCGTGGGCTATCGCCAGGCCTGGGAAGTGCTGCAAGCGTTTGAAGCCGATCCCGGCAAACCGCTGGACATGGCAGGCCTGCGCGAGCGCGGCATCGCCTCCACACGCCAGCTGGCCAAGCGCCAGATCACCTGGCTGCGCTCCATGCCCCAGCGCCATGCCATTGCCTGCGATGCGCCGGGCGCCCAGCAGCAGCTGCTGGATGCAGCCATGGCGGCTATTGACGCAGCACAGCAGGCCGCAAGCTAGAGAGCTGCCGCAGCAGCGCCCGTCGTTAAGATCGCTGCATGGCTGCCACCCACTCATCCCACGCCCACCCACTGCTGCAGGTCAGCGACCTTGCCAAACGCTATGGCGAGGGCGAGGCCCAGACCACGGTCTTCGCGCAGGTGAGCTGCGAGATAGCCGCCGGCGAATTTGTCGCCATCGTCGGCAACTCCGGCGTGGGCAAGTCCACCTTCCTCAACTGCCTGGCCGGGCTGGACAGCTGGCAGCAAGGCCGGGTTCTGCACAGCGGCACGGATCTGTCCACGCTCGATGAAGCCCGGCGCGCCATCTGGCGGCGCGCGCATCTGGGCTTTGTGTTCCAGGCCTTTCATGTCCTGCCCCATCTCGATGTGGCGCAGAACGTCGCCCTGCCGCTGATGCTGCTGGGCCGCATGGATGGCGAGGGTCAGCAGCGCGTGCAGCAGGTGCTGCAAGCCGTGGGACTCGCGGGTCTGGGCCAGCGCCTGCCCCAGCAGCTCAGCGGAGGCCAGCTGCAGCGCGTGGCCATTGCGCGTGCCCTGGTGCATTCACCGCCTCTGCTGCTGGCCGACGAGCCCACGGGCAATCTCGACCCGTCCACTGCCCAGCAGATCATGGATTTGCTGCTGCAGCAAACCCGCGACAACGGCACGGCGCTGGTACTGGTCACCCATTCCGCAGAAGCGGCCAGACGAGCCGACCGCGTGCTGCGCCTGACGGCAGGCGGCATGCAGGCCGAACTATCCGCATCCCAGCAAACCACCCTAGGCCTGTGACTTCACGCCCCCCGCTTCTTCTGCTGCTGACCAGCTTTTCCTGGCAGGAGCTGCGCCAGCATCCCTGGCGCACGGCCACGGCGCTGATCGCCATCATGCTGGGCGTGGCGCTGGGCTTTGCCGTCCATGTGATCAACCAGTCGGCGCTGGACGAATTCTCCAGGGCGGTGCGCAGCGTCAACGGCCAGCCCGATCTGCAGCTGCACGCCATGCAGGGCGGCCTGCCGCTGGCGCTCTATCCCCAGGTGGCGCAGGTCCGGGGCGTGGCCAGCGCCGTGCCCTGGGTCGAAACCACGGTATTGCTGCCCGGCAGCACTGCAGACGCGCAGACGCGCAGCACGCAAGGGGCGGCGCAAGGGGCGGCGCAAGGCGTGAGCTTGCGCGTGCTCGGCAGCGATGCTCTCAAGCTCGCCCCTGTCGCCCCGGCCTTGATGCCGCGCCTGTTTGATGGCGGCGACCGGCTGGATCTGTTTGCACCCGACGCCGTGTTTCTCAATGCCGCCGCCTTGCAGGCCCTGCGACTGAGTCCTGAACAAGCCGTCAATGCCCCCATGCAATGGCTGCTCAACGGCCAGGCCCAGCAACTTCGCATTGCGGGCACGGTTGCCGCCAGCGGCGCACCGGTCGCGGTCATGGACATTGCCGCACTGCAGCAGAAGCTCGGCCTGTTTGAGCGCATCGACCGGCTGGACCTTTTGCTCACCGACAGCGCCAGCCGCAGCCAGGTGGCCACCGCCCTGCACGCGGTGGCGGCCTGGCAAGAGCAGATACTGATCCAGCAGCCCAGCGACGATCAGCAGCGCGTGGGCGAGATGTCGCGCGCCTACCGCGTCAACCTCACTGTGCTGGCGCTGGTGGCCTTGTTCACGGGAGCGTTTCTGGTGTTCTCGGTGCTGGCGCTCAGCGTGGCACAGCGCGCGCCGCAGTTTGCGCTGCTGGCCGTGCTGGGAGCCACGCCACGCCAGCGCATGGCGCTGGTGCTGCTGGAAGCGCTGGCGCTGGGGACGCTGGGCAGCCTGGCCGGTATTGCGCTGGGCACGGCGCTGGCCTGGTTGGCGCTGCAGTTGCTGGGCGGCGATCTGGGCGGTGGCTTTTTTGCCGGCGTGCAGCCTGCCCTGCACTGGAGTCCTGTGGCGGCGCTGGTATTTGGCCTGCTGGGCCTTGCCGCCACGGTGGCCGGCGCCTGGTGGCCCGCACGTGCCGCCATGGATTTGCCGCCAGCGGCCACGCTCAAGGGGCTGGGCAGCACGCATGAGAGAGCGCCGCGCCTGTGGCCCGCTGCGGCGCTGCTTGCAGCCAGCCTGGTGCTGGCCTTTATGCCACCGGTGGCAGGTGTCCCGCTGGCGGCCTATCTGGCCGTGGGCCTGCTGTTGCTGGGCGGCATGGCAGCCCTGCCCTGGCTGCTGGGTGTGGTGCTGGGACTGGTGCCCAAGGCCTTCTCGCGCCAGCCGCTGGCCATGCTGGCGCTGGAGCGCGCGCGGCGCATGCGCCACGCCACTACCGTGGCCGTGGGCGGCGTGGTGACCAGCCTGAGCCTGGCGGTGGCGCTGACGGTGATGGTCACCAGCTTTCGCGGCAGCATGATGGAGTGGCTGGACGCCGTGTTGCCTGCGCCCATGTATGTGCGCGCCGCCGGCGGCTCCAGCCGCGTCGATGCCGCCCTGCTGCCGGCCGACGCGGCGCAGCGCCTGGAGCAGTTGCCCGGCATAGCGCGTGCCCAGGCCATGCGCAGCAGCCAACTGGTGCTCAGCCCAGAGCGCCCGGCCCTGAGTCTGCTGATTCGTCCTCTTCAAGGTGAGCAGGCCATGCAGCTGCCCTGGGTGCAGGGGCCGCTGCACCAGGCCCGCCCGGGCATTCCTGTGCACATCAGCGAAGCCGTGGCCCAGCTCTATGGTTTGAAGCCCGGTGACAGCTGGCCACTGCTGTCCAAGGCTTTCAGCCTTCAAACCCAGGACCATCAAGCGTCAGAGGATTCTTTCTACATAGCATCCGTGTGGCGCGACTATGTGCGTCAGTTCGGTGCCGTGGCCCTGGACTGGAAGGACTATCTGGCGCTGGTGGGCAAGGCTGGCAATGCGGCACAGATCAGCGAGATCGCCGTCTGGCCAGCGTCCCCGAGCCAGCTGTCTGGCACCGATCTGCAAGCGGCGATAGAGCAGGCCCTCGGCACGCCCGGGCAGCCGCCCCCGGCGCTGGAATTTGTCAGCAGCCAGGCGCTGCGCGAGCGCTCCTTGCGCATTTTCGATCGCAGCTTTGCCGTCACCTACTGGCTGCAGGCCGTGGCCATAGGCATAGGCCTGTTCGGCATTGCCGCCAGCTTCAGCGCCCAGGTGCTGGCCAGGCGCAAGGAGTTCGGGCTGCTGGCCCATCTGGGCCTGACGCGGCGCAATGTGCTGAGCGTGGTCGCCGCCGAGGGACTGGCCTGGACCATGCTGGGCACCATCGCGGGCACGCTGCTCGGGCTGGGCGTGGCGGTGATCCTCGTGCATGTGGTCAACCCGCAGAGCTTTCACTGGACCATGGAACTGCGCCTGCCCCTGCTGCGCCTGCTGGCTCTGGGCGCGGCCGTGGTGCTGGCAGGCGTCATTACCGCATGGCTGGCCGGGAGCCGGGCCGCCAGTGCCGACGCGGTGCTGGCCGTCAAGGAGGACTGGTAGCTATACCTGCACCCCTATCAGCGTTTTTCACATGATTGCGCCATTGCGCAGCGCACAATGAAATCTTCACCGCTGCGAGGAGTTCGTATGCAAATCCAGCCCTATCTCTTTTTCGATGGTCGCTGCGAAGAGGCTCTGGATTTCTACCAGGCCGCTCTGGGCGCCGAGGTCACCATGCTGATGCGCTACAAGGATGCTCCACCGCAGCCCGAGCCATCGACCCAGCAAGGCTGCGGCCCGGGCCAGATGGATCCCGAAAAAATCATGCACGCCAATGTCCAGATTGGCGAGACGCAGATCATGGCATCTGACGGCATGAACGGCGGCAAGCCCGACTTCAAAGGCTTTTCTCTGTCCATCACCGCGCCCAGCGAGAATGAGGCCGACCGCATCTTTGCCGCCATCGGCCAGGGCGGCAAGGTACAGATGGCGCTGGACACCACGTTTTTCGCACGTCGTTTTGGCGTGGTGACCGACCGCTTCGGGGTCAGCTGGATGGTGATCGTTCCCCTGGTCGATATAGGCTGAGGCGGCGCAAAGCAGCACCTCGCGATCATGGCGTTGCGCTGATCGGCTGGGCGACAATGGGCGATGCCTTATCAGCCCACGCCCTCCCCGCCTCAACAACCGGCACTGCTGGCCCTGTCACGCAGGCAGTCCCTGCAGACGCTGGCTGCTGCCGGTCTGGGCTGGGCGGCTCTGGGCCTGCCTCTGCCAGGCATGGCGTTGCCCTCCAGAACCTTGCAGTTTCCTCGCGACTTCGGCAGCCACCCTGATCTGCAGACCGAGTGGTGGTACATCACCGGGCAGTTGCAGGCCGGCGGCAAGCCCTGGGGCTTTCAGCTGACGTTCTTTCGCTCACGCATCGAAGCCGCACAAGGCCTGCAATCGGCGCTCGCGGCCAAGCAGCTGATCTTCGCCCATGCGGCCCTGTGCGATGTCGAGGGCCAAAAGCTGCGCCACGACCAGCGCATGGCGCGCGCGGGACTGGGCCTGGCCGGAGCCAGCGAAAACGATACCGATGTGCATCTCAACGACTGGTATCTCCAGCGTCGACCCGTACCAGGACGAAGCGCCAGCGAAGCCAGCCGCTACGGCGCTTTGCTCAGCAGCCAGGACTTCACACTGGATCTTGAATTTGACAGCACGCAGCCATTGCTGCTGCAGGGCTTGAATGGTCTTTCACGCAAAGGCCCGCGTGAGGAACAGGCCAGCTACTACTACAGCCAGCCTCAGCTCAAGGTCGGCGGCTCCATCACCGTGGACGGGCAAAAACTGCCTGTGCAAGCCAGCGCGCACAACCGCGCCTGGCTGGACCATGAATGCAGCGCGGCCATCATGGACCCAGAGGCCCAAGGCTGGGACTGGATTGGCATGAACCTCGATGACGGCAGCGCCCTCACGGCCTTTCATCTGCGCCAACGCAATGGCTCGGCACTGTGGGCCGGTGGTTCATTTCGCGCGCCGAACCAGAACGCGCAAATCTTTGCAGCCGATCAGGTACGGTTCAAACCGCTGCGCCACTGGAGCAGCCCGCACAGCAAAGCCAGTTACCCTGTGGCCTGGAGCGTGCAGACACCGGCGGGCCGTTTTGAGGTTCATGCGCTGGTGGACGACCAGGAACTGGACAGCCGCGCCAGCACCGGCGCCATTTACTGGGAGGGTCTGTGCGAGCTGCGCAACATCGGCTCCGACGGCAAAAGCCGCCGCGTAGGCAGCGGTTACCTGGAAATGACCGGCTATGCGAATGCGCTGAGGCTTTAGATCAGCCCCGCTCCTTGCAAACCAGAGCACTGAGCTGAGCGAGCAGCAGCTGCAGATGGCGCGCGCGCAGGTTGTCGCCCAACAGGTCGACCTGCAGCAGGCTGTGCCAGGTCGCTGCATGATCCACGCGGAAGCCGGACAGGGCCGAAATCAGATAGTGGACATCGACAGCGTTCAGCTGATCCTTGAACAGGCCCTGCGCCACGCCGCGCTGCACGATGCGCTCGATCGGCTCCAGCGCCGCCTTGCGCAGCAATTCGGTCTTGGATATCTGACCCAGCATCTCGCCGCCCTGGAAATTCTCCTGCAGCACCAGTCGCGTGAACTCCTGGTTCTGCTCGTGATACTCGAAGCTCTTTTGCGCCAGCGCATGCAGCGCCTGCAAGGGCTCCAGCGCATCGAGATTGAGCTGCTCCTCGGACTCGCGGATATCCGAGTAGCTCTGCTCGATGACCGCCAGATACACGTCTTTCTTGTTGCCGAAGTAGTAGTAGAGCATGCGCTTGGCGCAGCCCGCCTTGGCGGCAATGCGCTCCAGCCGTGCTCCGTCATAGCCGAAATTGGCAAACTCGGTCTTGCCCGCGTCTAGCAGGGCTCGGCGCATATCGGCCGATGCCTCGTCTGCCGAAGGCTGCTGGCCCCATGAATTTTCAAGACCTTGCTGCTCGCTCACAACCACATCTCCATTGACTCAAGCGCGCCAGCGTAACACGCAGCGCAGACATGAAAAAAGCCCACCACGCTTCCCACTGCGTGTGGTTGCTGCCCCTCCAAGAAGGACGCTTTTCATCCTGGGGCTGCCCGGCAATGAAAAAAGCCATGGCTCTTGCGAGCCATGGCTGGTCGGTTCAATGCATCCGTGCTTATTTGACGCTATCGGGCAGCGCGTAGGCAATCACGTAGTCGCCGCGGTCGGGCGACTGACGGGCACCGCCGGCCGAGATGACCACATATTGCTTGCCGGTTCTGGGCGACTTGTAAGTCATGGGGCCGCCCTGGCTGCCGACTGGCAGGCGGCCCTTCCAGATTTCCTTGCCGGTGGCGCTATCCCAGGCGCGCAGATAGTAATCCTGCGTGCCGGCAAAGAACACCAGACCGCCCTGGGTCGCCAGCGTGCCGCCCAGTGTGGGCAGGCCAACAGGCATGGGCATGCGCATCTTGATGCCCATGGGTCCCTGGTCCTGCACCGTGCCCACGGGCACCTGCCAGACCACTTGCTGGGTCTTCATGTCGATGGCAGTCAGCGTACCGAATGGAGGCTTCTGGCAAGGAATGCCCAGAGGCGACATGAAACGGTCCTTGATCACCGCATAGGGAGTGCCGCCCAGCGGCACCTGACCCATGCCGGTGTTGGGCGCTTCACCACCGTCGGACAGCTTGTCCTTTTTCTGCTGGGGCATCATCTGCACCCACAGGCCCAGACGCATGTCGTTCACAAAGATCAGATTGTTGCCTGGATCCGCAGACAGACCGCCCCAGTTCATGCCGCCCAGCGAACCCGGGAAGCTCAGCGACACATCGGTACCAGGCGCGGTGAACAGGCCTTCATAGCGCATGGACTTGAACTTGATGCGGCAGATCAGCTGATCCACCGGCGTTGCGCCCCACATATCGGCTTCGGTCAAGGTCTTGGTGCCGATCTGCGGCATGCCCACGGACAAAGGCTGGGTCGGAGCGTACTTTTCGCCGGGAATATGAGCGGGCTTGACGGCAATGTCCTCCACCTTGGTCAGCGGCTTGCCGCTGTGGCGGTCCAGCACGAAGATCTGACCGGCCTTGGTGCCGACCACCAGCGCCGGGGTCGTCTTGCCATCCTGCCCGGGGAAATCGATCAGCGTGGGAGCCATGGGAAGGTCGAAGTCCCACAGGTCGTTGTGCACTGTCTGGTACACCCATTTCTCCTTGCCCGTGGCGGCATCCAGCGCGAGGATGGAAGCACCGTACTTCAGGTCCGCTGCAGAGCGCGTGGCGCCATACAGGTCCACCGAGGCAGAACCCATGGGCAGGTAGACGGTGTTGGAGCTTGCGTCGTAGGTCGTTCCCGCCCAGACATTGGCCGATGAGCGGGTGTAGGTCTGGCCGGGCTTGAGCACTTCATTGGGCGTGGCCGAGCCGGAGTCGAACGCCCAGCGCTGTGCACCGCTCACCACATCAAAGCCGCGGATCACGCCACCGGGCATGTCCACCTGCACGTTGTCGGCCACGCGGCCTCCGATCACCACCGTGGTGCCGGCCACCGTGGGGGCCGATGTCAGGGTGTAGTAGGCGGGATTGGGGACATTGCCAATGCCCTGCTTGAGGTCGACCACGCCGTGATCGCCAAACTCGCCGCACAGCTCGCCGTTGTCTGCGTTGATGGCAAACAGACGCGCATCGATGGTGTTCATCAGAATGCGGCGCTTGCAGGTGGCGCCAGCAGGCAGGCTCACCGCCTGCACAGGAGTCGATCCCGGCACGCTGGGCTGAGCCAGTGCGGCATCCGCATCAAAGTAGGCAAGGCCTCGGCAGCGCTCCCACACACCGCCCACATGGGAGTTGGTGTCATGACGCCACAACTGCTTGCCGGTGTCGGCGTCCAGCGCAATCACGTTGTTGCTGGGCGTGCAGACAAACACCTTG
This window of the Comamonas testosteroni genome carries:
- a CDS encoding sulfatase family protein, which produces MTAPNIVFILADDLGWADLGVYGATDFKTPHLDRLAAQGVRFNQAYANSAVCSATRIALITGRYQYRLQAGLEEPLARHGAQLGLPADHPTLPSLLKQAGYDTALIGKWHLGKPPSYGPQRSGYDYFFGNHSGAIDYFTHKPGVGEQFSPDLWQGNEPVQRTGYYTYILGDEATRYVHERKGQDKPFFLSLHFTAPHWPWEGPEDEHVAHSIKDLFHYDGGSLKKYGEIVEALDKAVGQVLQALDDSGQADNTIVIFTSDNGGERFSKTWPFTGQKTELLEGGIRVPTLLRWSARIRPQVQEQVTASFDWLPTLLAAAGARPHPDFPSDGQNILPILEGNAAPTERSLFWRYKSQTQRAVRQGPWKYLKINDNEFLFNVEEDARERANLKEHQPEIFAGLRRQWEQWNEQLLPITAENYSHGLSPDIQADRYVPARLIQG
- the miaA gene encoding tRNA (adenosine(37)-N6)-dimethylallyltransferase MiaA, which produces MTAAHALPCIAIAGPTASGKTAAALALAERLAQRGQKAEIISVDSALVYKGMDIGTAKPTAAELAAVPHHLIDIIDPLQAYSAAEFVRDTQKLVDEIRARNAIPLLVGGTMLYFKALMDGLDDMPAANPEVRAMLDAQAAELGWPAMHARLAEVDPVTAARLAPGDSQRIQRALEVWQVSGKPLSSFHTTKNKAGPAEQMGLAALFSLEPAERAWLHQRIALRFELMLEQGFLDEVRSLRARGDLHLDLPSMRCVGYRQAWEVLQAFEADPGKPLDMAGLRERGIASTRQLAKRQITWLRSMPQRHAIACDAPGAQQQLLDAAMAAIDAAQQAAS
- a CDS encoding ABC transporter ATP-binding protein, with product MAATHSSHAHPLLQVSDLAKRYGEGEAQTTVFAQVSCEIAAGEFVAIVGNSGVGKSTFLNCLAGLDSWQQGRVLHSGTDLSTLDEARRAIWRRAHLGFVFQAFHVLPHLDVAQNVALPLMLLGRMDGEGQQRVQQVLQAVGLAGLGQRLPQQLSGGQLQRVAIARALVHSPPLLLADEPTGNLDPSTAQQIMDLLLQQTRDNGTALVLVTHSAEAARRADRVLRLTAGGMQAELSASQQTTLGL
- a CDS encoding FtsX-like permease family protein, producing the protein MTSRPPLLLLLTSFSWQELRQHPWRTATALIAIMLGVALGFAVHVINQSALDEFSRAVRSVNGQPDLQLHAMQGGLPLALYPQVAQVRGVASAVPWVETTVLLPGSTADAQTRSTQGAAQGAAQGVSLRVLGSDALKLAPVAPALMPRLFDGGDRLDLFAPDAVFLNAAALQALRLSPEQAVNAPMQWLLNGQAQQLRIAGTVAASGAPVAVMDIAALQQKLGLFERIDRLDLLLTDSASRSQVATALHAVAAWQEQILIQQPSDDQQRVGEMSRAYRVNLTVLALVALFTGAFLVFSVLALSVAQRAPQFALLAVLGATPRQRMALVLLEALALGTLGSLAGIALGTALAWLALQLLGGDLGGGFFAGVQPALHWSPVAALVFGLLGLAATVAGAWWPARAAMDLPPAATLKGLGSTHERAPRLWPAAALLAASLVLAFMPPVAGVPLAAYLAVGLLLLGGMAALPWLLGVVLGLVPKAFSRQPLAMLALERARRMRHATTVAVGGVVTSLSLAVALTVMVTSFRGSMMEWLDAVLPAPMYVRAAGGSSRVDAALLPADAAQRLEQLPGIARAQAMRSSQLVLSPERPALSLLIRPLQGEQAMQLPWVQGPLHQARPGIPVHISEAVAQLYGLKPGDSWPLLSKAFSLQTQDHQASEDSFYIASVWRDYVRQFGAVALDWKDYLALVGKAGNAAQISEIAVWPASPSQLSGTDLQAAIEQALGTPGQPPPALEFVSSQALRERSLRIFDRSFAVTYWLQAVAIGIGLFGIAASFSAQVLARRKEFGLLAHLGLTRRNVLSVVAAEGLAWTMLGTIAGTLLGLGVAVILVHVVNPQSFHWTMELRLPLLRLLALGAAVVLAGVITAWLAGSRAASADAVLAVKEDW
- a CDS encoding VOC family protein; its protein translation is MQIQPYLFFDGRCEEALDFYQAALGAEVTMLMRYKDAPPQPEPSTQQGCGPGQMDPEKIMHANVQIGETQIMASDGMNGGKPDFKGFSLSITAPSENEADRIFAAIGQGGKVQMALDTTFFARRFGVVTDRFGVSWMVIVPLVDIG
- a CDS encoding carotenoid 1,2-hydratase; translation: MPYQPTPSPPQQPALLALSRRQSLQTLAAAGLGWAALGLPLPGMALPSRTLQFPRDFGSHPDLQTEWWYITGQLQAGGKPWGFQLTFFRSRIEAAQGLQSALAAKQLIFAHAALCDVEGQKLRHDQRMARAGLGLAGASENDTDVHLNDWYLQRRPVPGRSASEASRYGALLSSQDFTLDLEFDSTQPLLLQGLNGLSRKGPREEQASYYYSQPQLKVGGSITVDGQKLPVQASAHNRAWLDHECSAAIMDPEAQGWDWIGMNLDDGSALTAFHLRQRNGSALWAGGSFRAPNQNAQIFAADQVRFKPLRHWSSPHSKASYPVAWSVQTPAGRFEVHALVDDQELDSRASTGAIYWEGLCELRNIGSDGKSRRVGSGYLEMTGYANALRL
- a CDS encoding TetR/AcrR family transcriptional regulator — its product is MSEQQGLENSWGQQPSADEASADMRRALLDAGKTEFANFGYDGARLERIAAKAGCAKRMLYYYFGNKKDVYLAVIEQSYSDIRESEEQLNLDALEPLQALHALAQKSFEYHEQNQEFTRLVLQENFQGGEMLGQISKTELLRKAALEPIERIVQRGVAQGLFKDQLNAVDVHYLISALSGFRVDHAATWHSLLQVDLLGDNLRARHLQLLLAQLSALVCKERG
- a CDS encoding membrane-bound PQQ-dependent dehydrogenase, glucose/quinate/shikimate family, which produces MTHQEQAQPLAARIWLWVLGAALTLAGLFFLIGGGKLISLGGSWYFLLAGLGLLLSGVQMVRRRRSGAWFYLSTFGATVLWALAEVGLDYWSLISRLLALTFAAVAVLASMPLLRKAGEPGKVSSSKAPFAAAAVMLVAGMAAFVSMFQIHPEVQAQSAVARKPVDAASEQKDWSHYGNSSNNDRFAALDQINVDNVNQLQVAWTFRTGDVPKSTGAGAEDQTTPLQVGDKVFVCTPSNNVIALDADTGKQLWRHDTNSHVGGVWERCRGLAYFDADAALAQPSVPGSTPVQAVSLPAGATCKRRILMNTIDARLFAINADNGELCGEFGDHGVVDLKQGIGNVPNPAYYTLTSAPTVAGTTVVIGGRVADNVQVDMPGGVIRGFDVVSGAQRWAFDSGSATPNEVLKPGQTYTRSSANVWAGTTYDASSNTVYLPMGSASVDLYGATRSAADLKYGASILALDAATGKEKWVYQTVHNDLWDFDLPMAPTLIDFPGQDGKTTPALVVGTKAGQIFVLDRHSGKPLTKVEDIAVKPAHIPGEKYAPTQPLSVGMPQIGTKTLTEADMWGATPVDQLICRIKFKSMRYEGLFTAPGTDVSLSFPGSLGGMNWGGLSADPGNNLIFVNDMRLGLWVQMMPQQKKDKLSDGGEAPNTGMGQVPLGGTPYAVIKDRFMSPLGIPCQKPPFGTLTAIDMKTQQVVWQVPVGTVQDQGPMGIKMRMPMPVGLPTLGGTLATQGGLVFFAGTQDYYLRAWDSATGKEIWKGRLPVGSQGGPMTYKSPRTGKQYVVISAGGARQSPDRGDYVIAYALPDSVK